GCATCCCCCATCAGCTTCAGCGCCGCCGTCTCGCCCTTCGGCAGGACATAGCTGTCCGGCAGCCCCATCAGCCGGGCGGCCTCCCGGCCGGTCAGGCGGCGGGCACGGACGACGCCGGCCTGGCACACGATCAGATACTGGCGCGAGGATCCGCCCGACGGCGTGCGCAGACAGCCCGCCAGGCCGTCGAACCGCAACTCCAGACGCTGGACCTTCTGCCCCCGCTCGACCCGGACCCGCCGAAAGCCGGCCGCGACCCGCCGCTCGCCGGAGGCCCGGGCGGCCTCCAGCCGGTCGCGGTGCAGGGGGGCGGTCAGGGCCATCAGGGCCCCGGTCTGCGCCGGCGTGAACCAGTCCACCGCCGTGTCCGGCTCCAGCAGAGCGGCCAGATCGAGATTGCGCCGGGGCGGCGCGGGCAGCGACCACCAGACCCAGGCCGCCTGCGCCCGCTGCGAAAGCCGTGTCCGGGCCGCGACCACCCGCGCGGAATGGAAGGGACCGACCGGGCCGGATGCCACCGGCCCCGACAGGCCCCGCATGGCAACGATGAACAGCCGGGGCCGGGACTGCGGCAGCCAGTGGGCCGCGTCCATCTCCAGCGCGCCGACGCGGTAACCCGCCCCGGCCAGGACGTCGCAGATCGTGCCGAAATCCTGCCCCTGCCCGGAGGTCAGCAGACCGGCAACGTTCTCGATGACGATGACCGGCGGCGCGCGCCCCTCCGTCTCCAGCGCCTCGATCAGCCGCCAGAACCCCCAGAAGGCCCCCGACCGCCGCGCGTCCAGCCCCCCGCGCGCGCCCGCCAGGCTGACGTCCTGACAGGGGGACGAGGCCCAGGCCAGATCGGCTCGCCCGGGCAGGTCGCCGGCGTCGAGGGTCCAGACGTCCCCGACATGGATGTCTCCCGCGTGGTTGGCCCGCCAGCTCGCGGCCTTGGCCCTGTCCATGTCGTTGGCGAACAGGGTCCGGAAGCCGTGCAGGCCCAGACCCGCCAGGCCGCCGCCGGCGAAGAACTCATAGACCGCGGGGGCCGGGCGCGCGCGAATCGACATCCGGCGACGTTAGGCGCCCGAACCTGACGACGCGACACCCCCCGCTTGACCCGGGCCGAACAAGCTGTGTTGTCTGAACGAACGTCGTTTCGAAAAGGACTCTCAATGCGCCTGATCCTGTTGCCCGTCCTGTCCATCCTCGCCCTGTCCGCCTGCGCCGAAGCGGCCGAGCCGGCCGAAGCGCCCGCCGCGCCGGTCCAGGCCGCCACCCTCGGCAGCTTCGATCTGGCCCAGCCGATCCGCGCCATGGGGACCGAGCCCTTCTGGACGGTCGATGTGGCGGGCGGGACCATCGCCTGGCGCGACGAATCCGATCTGGTCGGCGATGTACCCACGCCGCGCTCGGGCCCTGCGGGGGCCCCGGCGATCAACGGCGCGACCGCTGTCTGGACGACACAGCTCAGCGACGGCACTCCCCTGGTGCTGACCCTGACGGCCGAGGCCTGCCCCGACACCGGCGAGGAGACCCGCGCCCTGAAATCCGTCGTCCAGATCGGCGACGTCCGCCACGAGGCTTGCGCAGACGCACGGAGCGTCTATCCCGAGGACAGTCCCACGACCTGATCCTCAGGAGAGTTCCGATGCGCGCCTCGATCCCGGCCCTGACCCTCGTTCTCGCGCTCGGCGCATCGCTGGGCGGATGTTCAGCGGGCTCGGACGACACCGGCGAGGCGGCGCCCGCCACGGCTCCGGCCCCGGTGGTGATCGGCGGGATCGATCTGGTCCAGCCGCTGCGGGTTCTGGGCACGGAGCCGTTCTGGGCGATCGACGTGGCGCACGAGACCCTGGTCCTGACCCGGCCGGGCGTCGCCGACGTCACGGCCCCCACCTCCGACCCCGTGGTGACCGGCACCACGGCCGTCTACAGCGGCACGACCAACACGGGCCAGACGCTCGTCATGACGCTGATCGCCACCGAATGTTCGGACGGGATGAGCGACCGGATCTATCCGCTGACGGCCAAGGTCGAACTGGGCGAGGAGACCCTCAACGGCTGCGGAAACACGATCCTGGCCCTGTCGCAGGCCCCCGCCCCCTAGGCCTCAGGCGTCGCCGAGCAGCGGTCCCACGCCCGGCACGCTGCGCACGGCCTCGCCCAGCACGTCGCGTCCGGTCAGGGCCCGGACACGATCGCGCGCGGCGGGCAACAGCCGCTTGAGATCGGCCTTCGACACCCCGACGTCCTCCAGTTGGTCCAGCAGGCCCATGGCTTCAGCGACGGCCTTGCCGGACAGGCCGCCCGCGCCCGCGATCAGTCCGCCGAACAGCCCGCGTTTCGAGCGGGCCGCGCCCTCCGACCGGGCGGCGGCCTCCGCCCCTGGAACGGCGTCGAACAGGGCGACCACGGTCTCGCGCGCTGCATGGCGATCGAGCAGGCCCAGCGCGCCGGTCAGGGCGACGCGCGCCTGATCCTGGGACAGGCCGGAGTCGCCGGCGCTGAGCACGGTCAGATCGTCAAAGGTGAGGTCCTGCAGCATGGAGTCGCGGGCTATCATGGCTGTTTTAACGCTTCCCGAACCGGTGCGGGTGCAAACATTCGCCCATGACACCCGGTTCCGCACCCGCCGACCTGCGCCCCCTGACCGCCCTGCGTTTCTTCGCGGCCGCCTGGGTGGCACTCTATGCCTTCTGGCCCAACCTCGATGTGGCCGTGGTGCCGACCCTGGTAACCAAGGGCTATCTGGGCGTCGAACTGTTCTTCGTGCTGTCGGGCTTCATCCTCAGCCACGTCTATCTGGCGGCGCACGGCGAGAAGCGATTCAGCTACGGGACCTTCCTGTGGGCGCGGATCGCCCGGGTCTATCCGCTGCACGTCGCCACCCTGATCGGCGTGGGCGTTCTGGGCCTGGCGGCGGTCGCCCTGGGCATGGCGATCGACGGCAACATCCTCAGCTGGCCCTCGCTGCCGGCCAACCTCCTGCTGCTGCACGCCTGGGGCCTGGCCCCGCAGGCGGGCTGGAACCACTCGTCCTGGTCCATCTCGGCGGAATGGTTCGCCTATCTGGCCTTCCCGGCCTTCGCCTTCGTGGCCTGGCGGCTG
This DNA window, taken from Brevundimonas subvibrioides ATCC 15264, encodes the following:
- a CDS encoding DNA cytosine methyltransferase, coding for MSIRARPAPAVYEFFAGGGLAGLGLHGFRTLFANDMDRAKAASWRANHAGDIHVGDVWTLDAGDLPGRADLAWASSPCQDVSLAGARGGLDARRSGAFWGFWRLIEALETEGRAPPVIVIENVAGLLTSGQGQDFGTICDVLAGAGYRVGALEMDAAHWLPQSRPRLFIVAMRGLSGPVASGPVGPFHSARVVAARTRLSQRAQAAWVWWSLPAPPRRNLDLAALLEPDTAVDWFTPAQTGALMALTAPLHRDRLEAARASGERRVAAGFRRVRVERGQKVQRLELRFDGLAGCLRTPSGGSSRQYLIVCQAGVVRARRLTGREAARLMGLPDSYVLPKGETAALKLMGDAVAVPVVRALSDGLLRPALEGRAVSPASAFPGPT
- a CDS encoding COG3650 family protein; this translates as MRASIPALTLVLALGASLGGCSAGSDDTGEAAPATAPAPVVIGGIDLVQPLRVLGTEPFWAIDVAHETLVLTRPGVADVTAPTSDPVVTGTTAVYSGTTNTGQTLVMTLIATECSDGMSDRIYPLTAKVELGEETLNGCGNTILALSQAPAP